Proteins from a single region of Aerococcus viridans:
- a CDS encoding FtsW/RodA/SpoVE family cell cycle protein: MEKRSSNRRLKKKPTSRVDITIVICVTLLALVSIVTIFSTTYLQYDSGSYSQTIMQIAWFAVGAVAAAIVMQLDRKTLYHFAPVAYGLGLVLLVLVLIFYDRELAVTNGAHSWITIGPLSLQPSELMKVAYIIMMAYLVQGYNDEGRRLGIEDMVMMERVKFDARFLLKITLWTIPPVALIIAQNDLGTTLVFLMMFIGVIFVSGITWYIILPAFLSFAVIGLILIILVVYQRDLLYALGFQDYQFARIDSWLNPFGNSANESYQLAQSLKAIGSGGLLGKGLGQFQVHVPVRESDMIFSTIGENFGFLGSSFVVLLYFILIFQMISVAFRAHDAFYASMVSGVVMMFTFHIVENIGMSIGLLPLTGIPLPLISAGGTALITSMLSIGLILSIKYNEGLDDEHLSKNPVVKAIRWVNRLIPQNLIDKLT, translated from the coding sequence TTGGAAAAACGTTCGTCAAATCGGCGATTAAAGAAGAAACCAACGAGTAGAGTCGATATCACTATCGTCATATGCGTCACGTTGTTAGCTTTGGTGAGTATCGTGACTATTTTTTCAACGACCTATTTACAATATGATTCAGGGTCCTATTCCCAAACCATTATGCAAATAGCTTGGTTTGCGGTTGGGGCTGTAGCAGCAGCTATAGTGATGCAGCTTGACCGGAAAACCTTGTATCACTTTGCGCCGGTAGCATATGGATTAGGGCTAGTTTTACTCGTATTAGTATTGATTTTCTATGACCGTGAATTAGCCGTGACCAATGGGGCACATTCATGGATTACCATTGGACCGTTATCTCTTCAACCTTCAGAGTTAATGAAGGTTGCTTATATCATCATGATGGCTTATTTAGTTCAAGGCTACAATGATGAAGGCCGTCGTCTTGGTATTGAAGACATGGTCATGATGGAACGAGTTAAATTTGATGCGCGATTCTTATTAAAAATTACTTTATGGACTATCCCACCGGTTGCTTTAATCATTGCACAGAATGACTTGGGGACAACCTTGGTATTCTTAATGATGTTTATCGGTGTCATATTCGTGTCAGGAATTACCTGGTATATTATTTTACCTGCATTCCTATCATTTGCGGTTATCGGCTTAATATTGATTATCTTGGTGGTCTACCAACGCGATTTACTATATGCATTAGGCTTCCAAGACTATCAATTCGCCCGCATCGATTCATGGTTAAACCCGTTCGGTAATTCGGCCAATGAGTCTTACCAATTAGCACAAAGTTTGAAGGCCATCGGTTCTGGGGGCCTTCTTGGAAAAGGGCTTGGTCAATTCCAAGTTCACGTCCCAGTTCGAGAGTCGGATATGATTTTCTCTACTATCGGTGAAAACTTTGGTTTCCTAGGGTCAAGTTTTGTCGTCTTATTATACTTCATCTTAATATTCCAAATGATTTCAGTGGCCTTTAGAGCCCACGACGCCTTCTATGCGTCAATGGTTTCAGGGGTAGTCATGATGTTCACCTTCCATATCGTCGAAAATATTGGGATGTCTATCGGGCTTTTACCGCTGACAGGTATTCCATTACCGCTAATTTCAGCGGGTGGTACTGCCTTAATCACGAGTATGTTAAGTATCGGTTTAATACTGTCAATCAAATACAATGAGGGCTTGGATGATGAGCACTTAAGCAAGAATCCGGTTGTGAAAGCCATTCGCTGGGTCAATCGTTTAATCCCACAAAATTTGATTGATAAACTAACCTAA
- a CDS encoding glycine cleavage system protein H, translating into MHKVYSKEGLYLEEQADGTVRIGLSSYGSDAVGEVSYFAFFNDRELVAGEPFFSVEGSKAVTDMLAPISADIVSKNESLTDQPDLLNEDDESLKWLVVAKSNQVG; encoded by the coding sequence ATGCATAAAGTTTATAGTAAAGAGGGCTTGTACCTTGAAGAGCAAGCTGACGGCACAGTTCGTATCGGCCTTTCTTCTTACGGTTCAGATGCAGTTGGTGAGGTTTCTTACTTCGCCTTCTTCAATGATCGTGAGTTAGTTGCGGGTGAGCCATTTTTCTCAGTTGAAGGGTCTAAAGCTGTCACAGACATGCTAGCACCAATCTCAGCAGATATTGTTTCGAAAAATGAATCATTAACTGACCAACCAGACTTACTGAATGAAGATGACGAAAGCCTCAAATGGTTAGTAGTCGCAAAAAGCAATCAAGTGGGCTGA
- a CDS encoding TetR/AcrR family transcriptional regulator yields MAVSNKSLQTRENIKSSLLKLMEDQPFTTVTIQDIVKEAGLNRSSFYRYFDDKYAVVEEIENEIIDNLENEAMGQVEELFAQTSKYEVLFHILSNFSKETTRSSILLGENGDPSFVHKMTKSIKENFPTDVRQMEIPSKYDELANDLKASAVINFLAKFEEYNKKYTIEEIAYFFSLM; encoded by the coding sequence ATGGCTGTAAGTAATAAATCATTACAAACACGTGAAAACATCAAATCATCCCTTCTAAAATTAATGGAAGACCAGCCCTTCACCACCGTCACTATTCAAGATATCGTAAAAGAAGCTGGCCTAAACCGGTCGTCATTCTACCGGTATTTTGATGATAAATACGCTGTGGTTGAAGAAATCGAAAATGAAATTATCGACAATTTAGAAAATGAGGCCATGGGTCAAGTTGAAGAGTTGTTCGCTCAAACAAGTAAATACGAGGTGCTTTTTCATATTTTGAGCAATTTTTCTAAAGAAACTACCCGGTCAAGTATCCTTTTAGGTGAAAATGGCGACCCCTCTTTCGTTCATAAAATGACCAAGTCTATTAAAGAAAATTTCCCGACCGATGTGAGACAAATGGAAATTCCTAGTAAATATGATGAATTAGCCAATGATTTGAAGGCCTCTGCCGTCATCAATTTCTTGGCTAAATTTGAAGAGTACAATAAGAAATATACCATTGAAGAAATTGCCTACTTCTTTTCATTGATGTAG
- a CDS encoding ATP-binding cassette domain-containing protein: MLELKNLKKTYQVGDTITHALNDVSLAFRKQEFVAILGPSGSGKTTLLNVIGGLDQYDSGDMVINGQSTKNFEDQDWDAYRNNSIGFVFQSYNIISHLDVLSNVELGMTLSGVAKEEKREKAKNALIRVGLKDHMHKQPNQLSGGQMQRVAIARALANDPDVLLCDEPTGALDSETGQQIMALIQELANEKLVIMVTHDSELAHQHANRIINFKDGEVINDSNPYNNEDADAVLDMRRTGMSYLTALNLSFKNIMTKKGRTFITSFASSIGIISIAVVLSLSNGFQKQIDATQAETSAQFPVTISQVAQDASNFTLSTEEETEYPNGNTVIANEDPASAGQHENDITSDLVEYVKDIDPDLTEALNYTYSAQLNLLRDVDGEVEQVAFSNYAQDSATSDIQSFYATSSGIGASTFPEATSGDENDFLSENYDVLAGDLPSEETDIVLVVDEYNKVNLNALNNLGYDYENGDEIAFEDIVGTEVVVASNDAYYQGLPTGTYVPNQDLNAVYDNENNQTLRVSAVIRPKEDATMAILTEGINYSNALTETVIENNQNSAIVQAQNDSDNSVLTGESVDESGKEQVLTALGANPIPSSIMIYPKNFETKDEVLAYLDAYNEGKSEDEKILYTDLAGTMTELTGGIMDATTYVLIAFAGISLVTSMIMIGIITYTSVLERTKEIGVLKALGARKKDITRVFDSETLILGVLSGLIGVGTAYLLTFPINILIESLTDLKNVAILDPVHAVVLLIISTVLTVIGGHIPARMAAKKDAAEALRAD, from the coding sequence ATGCTTGAACTAAAAAATCTGAAGAAAACTTATCAAGTTGGCGATACGATTACGCATGCCTTAAATGATGTGTCGTTAGCTTTTAGAAAACAAGAATTTGTGGCGATTCTAGGTCCTTCTGGATCAGGGAAAACCACACTTTTAAATGTGATTGGTGGTTTAGACCAGTATGACTCTGGTGACATGGTGATTAACGGCCAGTCAACTAAAAACTTCGAAGACCAAGATTGGGATGCATACAGGAATAATTCAATTGGATTCGTCTTCCAGTCATATAATATCATCAGCCATTTAGATGTCTTATCTAACGTGGAATTAGGGATGACTTTATCTGGTGTGGCGAAAGAAGAGAAGCGGGAAAAAGCGAAAAACGCCTTGATACGTGTGGGCCTAAAGGATCATATGCACAAGCAACCCAACCAATTATCGGGTGGACAAATGCAACGTGTGGCCATTGCGCGTGCCTTAGCTAATGATCCGGATGTCCTCTTATGTGATGAGCCAACAGGGGCTTTGGATTCAGAAACAGGTCAACAAATTATGGCCTTGATCCAAGAATTGGCCAACGAAAAACTCGTGATTATGGTTACCCATGATAGCGAATTAGCCCACCAACACGCCAACCGAATCATCAATTTTAAAGATGGTGAAGTGATTAACGATTCAAATCCATACAACAACGAGGACGCGGATGCAGTCTTGGATATGCGCCGTACGGGTATGTCTTACCTAACTGCCTTAAACCTATCCTTCAAAAATATCATGACCAAAAAAGGGCGGACATTTATCACATCCTTCGCTTCAAGTATTGGGATTATTTCAATTGCAGTTGTCCTATCTCTGTCAAACGGTTTCCAAAAGCAAATTGATGCAACCCAGGCCGAAACGAGTGCTCAATTCCCGGTAACCATATCACAAGTTGCCCAAGATGCCTCTAATTTCACGCTATCAACTGAAGAAGAAACGGAATACCCAAACGGCAATACTGTCATTGCTAACGAAGATCCAGCTTCAGCTGGTCAACATGAAAATGACATTACCAGTGATTTAGTTGAGTACGTGAAGGACATCGACCCAGACCTGACTGAGGCTTTAAACTATACTTATTCTGCCCAGTTGAACCTTTTACGCGATGTAGATGGGGAAGTTGAGCAGGTTGCCTTTTCTAATTACGCTCAAGATTCAGCTACCAGTGACATCCAAAGTTTCTATGCGACATCATCAGGTATTGGAGCTTCCACCTTCCCAGAGGCTACTTCTGGCGATGAGAATGACTTCTTATCGGAAAACTACGACGTGCTTGCAGGGGACTTACCATCTGAAGAAACGGATATTGTCTTAGTAGTTGACGAATACAACAAGGTCAACTTAAATGCCTTGAATAATCTAGGGTATGACTATGAAAACGGCGATGAAATTGCCTTTGAAGACATCGTTGGTACCGAAGTAGTGGTCGCTTCAAACGATGCTTACTATCAAGGATTACCAACAGGTACATACGTGCCTAACCAAGATTTAAATGCTGTTTACGATAACGAGAACAATCAGACATTACGCGTATCAGCTGTTATTCGGCCAAAAGAAGACGCCACTATGGCAATCTTAACTGAAGGGATTAACTATTCAAACGCTTTGACTGAAACTGTGATTGAAAATAATCAAAATTCAGCTATCGTTCAAGCACAAAATGATAGTGACAATTCAGTCCTTACAGGTGAAAGTGTAGATGAATCTGGTAAAGAACAAGTCTTAACTGCACTTGGCGCTAACCCCATCCCCTCATCTATCATGATTTACCCTAAGAACTTTGAAACGAAAGATGAGGTTCTTGCCTATTTAGATGCTTACAACGAAGGTAAATCTGAAGACGAGAAAATCCTGTATACTGATTTAGCGGGTACCATGACTGAATTAACTGGCGGTATTATGGACGCAACAACTTACGTTCTAATTGCCTTTGCCGGTATCTCATTAGTGACTTCAATGATTATGATTGGGATTATCACCTATACGTCAGTCCTTGAACGTACTAAAGAAATCGGTGTCCTTAAAGCCTTAGGTGCTCGGAAAAAAGACATCACTCGTGTATTTGACTCTGAGACCTTAATCCTAGGTGTGCTTTCCGGTTTAATTGGTGTTGGGACTGCTTACTTATTAACATTCCCAATCAATATACTGATTGAATCCTTAACAGACCTTAAAAATGTAGCCATTTTAGACCCAGTACATGCAGTTGTCCTATTGATCATCTCAACTGTTTTAACAGTTATTGGTGGGCATATTCCAGCCCGGATGGCAGCGAAGAAAGATGCCGCTGAAGCCTTACGCGCTGATTGA
- a CDS encoding MetQ/NlpA family ABC transporter substrate-binding protein — protein sequence MKFRKLLWLFILPFLVACGLTAGSREASESSTASDKATSSSETNDIGSTSDEVVNLKVGVVSAITEDIWQNVADRLEENGTNINLEVVLFSDFATANKALVEGDIDLNNFQYIPFMYTFNQEQTQGQEIRPIAFTLVSRLGLFSSDDAINSLEDIPDNAALGMNDDAVSIGYIMNFLDANGVITLADDASTIPTEDEIVENPKNIQFNYMPAAQLPRALPDLDLAVSAVSYFVDAGMTVDDAIILENPEQTPPEYFLSIAVREDELDDPNLQTVVDTYMTPETDEYAASINPIYTPVWQLGIDANQTYEDYTAKLENQ from the coding sequence ATGAAGTTTAGAAAACTACTGTGGTTGTTTATCCTACCTTTCCTTGTAGCCTGTGGTTTAACAGCTGGCTCTCGGGAAGCTAGTGAAAGTAGTACAGCAAGCGACAAGGCAACAAGCTCAAGTGAAACTAATGATATAGGAAGTACTAGTGACGAAGTGGTCAACTTAAAAGTAGGTGTAGTGTCCGCCATCACGGAAGACATTTGGCAAAATGTTGCTGACCGTTTAGAAGAAAACGGGACGAATATTAACCTTGAAGTCGTTCTTTTCAGTGATTTTGCCACAGCCAATAAAGCCTTAGTTGAAGGCGATATTGATTTAAATAATTTCCAATATATCCCCTTCATGTATACCTTTAACCAAGAACAAACGCAAGGCCAGGAAATTCGTCCTATTGCTTTTACCTTAGTTTCTCGTTTAGGCCTATTTTCTAGTGATGATGCCATTAATTCGCTTGAAGATATTCCAGACAATGCAGCATTAGGGATGAATGATGATGCTGTCAGCATCGGTTATATCATGAATTTCTTAGATGCTAATGGCGTAATCACCTTAGCTGACGACGCGAGCACTATCCCTACCGAAGATGAAATTGTAGAGAATCCAAAAAATATTCAATTCAACTATATGCCAGCTGCCCAGCTACCACGTGCTTTACCTGATTTAGACTTGGCTGTGTCTGCTGTGTCTTACTTTGTAGACGCTGGTATGACCGTTGATGACGCCATCATTTTAGAAAATCCAGAACAAACACCGCCAGAATACTTCCTATCGATTGCAGTGAGAGAAGATGAGCTAGACGACCCTAACTTACAAACCGTTGTTGATACTTATATGACGCCGGAAACCGATGAATACGCGGCTTCTATTAACCCAATCTACACCCCAGTTTGGCAACTGGGTATAGACGCTAATCAAACCTATGAAGACTATACTGCTAAACTAGAAAATCAATAA
- a CDS encoding gamma-glutamyl-gamma-aminobutyrate hydrolase family protein — protein MNNEVSTYKQVIGVTGNHNALDHDWDEFMRDYSPHGYSNSLTKAGHIPIIIPLQEDLSLAELYVAKLDGLVFTGGQDVSPLLYGREPSPKLQSVYPPRDRWERALFEAATKKNIPILGICRGFQLINILLNGTVYQDLSEYPISQANAVQHIQNWSRMHFPHHSIQLEKGSIISNLFDNPKTLLINTYHHQVIEDLSPLLKATAWANDGVIESYEVDKSKSTYNILGVQWHPEMMTDNLEDNMLPIFEWFHNF, from the coding sequence ATGAATAATGAAGTATCCACATATAAACAGGTCATTGGTGTTACCGGAAACCATAACGCCCTTGATCATGACTGGGATGAATTTATGCGTGATTATAGTCCCCACGGTTATAGCAACTCTTTAACCAAAGCTGGGCATATTCCGATTATTATCCCTTTACAAGAAGACTTATCCTTGGCAGAACTGTATGTTGCCAAATTGGACGGTCTTGTATTTACTGGTGGACAAGACGTTTCACCGCTACTTTACGGCCGTGAGCCTTCGCCTAAATTACAAAGTGTCTATCCCCCACGAGATCGTTGGGAACGGGCTCTATTTGAAGCTGCCACCAAAAAGAATATTCCGATATTAGGCATCTGTCGTGGTTTCCAATTGATTAATATCCTACTCAATGGGACAGTTTACCAAGATTTAAGCGAATACCCAATCAGTCAGGCCAATGCCGTTCAACACATTCAGAATTGGAGTCGTATGCACTTCCCGCACCACTCAATCCAATTGGAAAAAGGGTCTATCATCAGCAACCTATTTGATAATCCAAAAACACTGCTTATTAATACCTACCACCACCAAGTGATTGAAGACCTATCACCTCTACTTAAGGCAACAGCCTGGGCCAATGATGGGGTCATTGAATCCTATGAAGTGGACAAGTCCAAATCAACCTATAATATTTTAGGGGTACAGTGGCATCCGGAAATGATGACAGATAACCTTGAAGACAATATGCTACCAATATTTGAGTGGTTCCACAATTTCTAA
- a CDS encoding iron-containing alcohol dehydrogenase — protein sequence MNMIISVNLPSFTIGPDAYDDIKKYAGFAGEKAAIIGGETALEKALPILKPAIEAAGLTITTIEWYGGEASYSNIDRLVALDQVQAADMIFAVGGGRAIDTGKTVSAKLEKPIFTFPTIASNCAPTSAVCVLYNDDHESAGSYRLHAPAVHSFADSTIIAEAPEQDIWAGIGDAISKEVEVSFSAEGRELAYNNAIGVHIVQGANQRVLKNGLAALEVAKDHQESPAIDNI from the coding sequence ATGAATATGATCATATCAGTGAATTTACCAAGTTTTACGATCGGGCCGGATGCCTATGATGATATTAAAAAATACGCAGGTTTTGCAGGAGAGAAAGCAGCCATCATAGGTGGAGAAACTGCTTTGGAGAAGGCTTTGCCAATATTGAAACCAGCGATTGAAGCAGCCGGATTAACCATTACCACCATCGAATGGTATGGGGGCGAGGCTTCTTATTCAAACATTGACCGCCTTGTCGCTTTAGACCAAGTTCAAGCAGCAGATATGATTTTTGCGGTCGGTGGCGGGCGGGCCATTGATACTGGTAAAACAGTTTCAGCTAAACTTGAAAAACCAATTTTCACTTTCCCAACAATCGCCTCGAACTGTGCGCCAACTTCAGCCGTTTGCGTCTTATATAATGACGACCATGAATCAGCGGGTTCATACCGGTTACATGCACCGGCCGTCCATTCATTTGCCGACTCAACTATTATTGCTGAAGCACCTGAGCAAGACATTTGGGCCGGAATCGGTGACGCAATTTCTAAAGAAGTGGAAGTATCTTTTTCAGCTGAGGGACGAGAATTAGCCTACAATAATGCAATTGGTGTCCATATTGTCCAAGGGGCTAACCAACGTGTCTTGAAAAATGGCTTAGCGGCACTTGAAGTTGCCAAAGACCACCAGGAATCACCTGCTATCGATAATATTTAA